In Argopecten irradians isolate NY chromosome 11, Ai_NY, whole genome shotgun sequence, one DNA window encodes the following:
- the LOC138335353 gene encoding CDK2-associated and cullin domain-containing protein 1-like, which translates to MMDEPMEAEADSTQPDLNPDEKDEQSNKTPLLRPGNMVMMTITTEDYESLYWPKLEGAINQLLTMSPGQYMAISYEQMYSCVYKCVCKQFSDRLYTDLMNHMIQHLRNLNQQLQSSMQVENSKSFLEKFSFLVNQYILALGGIVPIFNYMNRFYVETKLKTDLNEELKKLFKLHILDQHISVLLTLLEEANAKPFTISPPVMANTIKNIHSINPEYAKMKPELFAKFIPSILPQTSVTDLDRYIEETQQIQRDLKVLPDFDSCPTRKKRTNEDDGRFSK; encoded by the exons atgatgGATGAACCAATGGAGGCAGAAGCGGATTCAACACAACCTGATTTGAATCCAGATGAAAAAGATGAACAATCGAACAAAACCCCACTTTTACGGCCAGGCAACATGG TGATGATGACAATCACGACTGAAGATTATGAGTCACTTTACTGGCCTAAATTGGAGGGTGCAATCAACCAATTACTGACTATGTCTCCCGGCCAGTATATGGCTATCTCATACGAAcaaatgtacag CTGTGTGTACAAGTGTGTATGTAAACAGTTTTCTGACCGCCTCTACACCGACTTAATGAACCACATGATACAGCATCTTAGAAATCTCAACCAGCAACTACAGTCAAGT ATGCAGGTGGAAAACTCGAAGTCTTTCTTGGAGAAGTTTTCCTTTCTAGTTAACCAGTATATCCTAGCTCTGGGAGGTATCGTGCCCATCTTTAATTATATG AATCGTTTTTATGTCGAAACTAAATTGAAGACGGATCTTAATGAAGAACTGAAGAAGCtatttaaactacatatattAGATCAACATATAAGTGTTTTATTAA CGTTGTTAGAGGAAGCCAATGCCAAACCGTTCACCATTTCACCGCCCGTGATGGCTAACACCATCAAAAACATCCACTCCATAAACCCAG AATATGCCAAGATGAAACCAGAATTGTTTGCAAAATTCATTCCAAGTATACTACCCCAGACTTCAGTGACAGACCTAGATCGTTATATCGAAGAAACACAACAGATACAGAGAGATTTAAAGGTTCTCCCCGACTTTGACAG ttgCCCAACACGGAAGAAGCGTACGAATGAGGATGATGGTAGATTTAGTAAATAG
- the LOC138334579 gene encoding uncharacterized protein, giving the protein MNKPSNTIISTDIHTSEPAIETSEPDINTSEPAIDTSEPDINTSEPAIDTSEPAIDTSEPVIDTSEPAIDTSEPVIDTSEPAIDTSEPPIDTSEPAIDTSEPDINISEPVIDTSEPAIDTSEPDINTSEPVIDTSEPVIDTSEPAIDTSEPAIDTSEPDINTSEPAIDTSEPVIDTSEPAIDTSEPDINTSEPAIDISEPAIDTSETNVDGIQDTSELLSKNIFTREDLSALQRNDSGLKPLIAYLEH; this is encoded by the coding sequence atgaacaagcctagcaacaCTATTATTTCTACTGATATTCACACTTCAGAGCCCGCTATTGAAACTTCAGAGCCTGATATTAACACTTCAGAGCCAGCTATTGACACTTCAGAGCCTGATATTAACACTTCAGAGCCCGCTATTGACACTTCAGAGCCAGCTATTGACACTTCAGAGCCCGTTATTGACACTTCAGAGCCCGCTATTGACACTTCAGAGCCCGTTATTGACACTTCAGAGCCCGCTATTGACACTTCAGAGCCACCTATTGACACTTCAGAGCCAGCTATTGACACTTCAGAGCCTGATATTAACATTTCAGAGCCCGTTATTGACACTTCAGAGCCAGCTATTGACACTTCAGAGCCTGATATTAACACTTCAGAGCCCGTTATTGACACTTCAGAGCCCGTTATTGACACTTCAGAGCCCGCTATTGACACTTCAGAGCCAGCTATTGACACTTCAGAGCCTGATATTAACACTTCAGAGCCCGCTATTGACACTTCAGAGCCCGTTATTGACACTTCAGAGCCCGCTATTGACACTTCAGAGCCTGATATTAACACTTCAGAGCCCGCTATTGACATTTCAGAGCCCGCTATTGACACTTCTGAAACTAATGTTGATGGAATTCAGGATACATCAGAATTATTAtccaaaaacatttttacacGAGAGGATCTTTCCGCACTTCAACGCAATGATTCAGGCCTGAAACCACTCATTGCCTATCTTGAACATTGA